The following coding sequences are from one Dermacentor andersoni chromosome 5, qqDerAnde1_hic_scaffold, whole genome shotgun sequence window:
- the LOC140218421 gene encoding uncharacterized protein, producing the protein MVNTRLMWYLEDRDLLAPTLYGFRRGLSTQDVLARLKQDVLDSNSVDPRAVVAVDIRKAFDSVPHNTIMTKARALGIRGKMYNFIAGFLEERRYQVEVGHDASAIRTNRVGVPQGSVISPTLFNIAMHQLPKHLADVSGLKHAVYADDVAVWTHQGCIGEQEDVLQRALDIIHAYATETGLHTAPDKTEFVVIHGGRSTFGKQEEKQSFKLYIGDQPITRKSTIRILGMHLDENCTANTWFQCVTKTSKQILHALRRISTRTRGVNEREMRQFAQAFLVSRIMYGLPYHPVNRTQMHTLDRLLNEAKRIVTGLLRYTSLEALKSCSKLHNLSELVDMHIYRQETRLRATKAGLHTLMLHGYDVHKMPILPNNTPPWEITALTDGRPLPLNMDPTQRMRRLAYAKRHAKATSSLSLTERIVYTDAALPADDVSNICYATAWYDQTNENQNRRHHISAEAVSSTRAELMTILDYLEWALATSSQTDPVHHHVYTDSQAAHRACANIIYTDPVLQNIRHQARLLRECGHDVTIHWVPAHCGIPGNEKAHRLARAHLSTALARASDNPYPLLATTPEVADPMADKHATKQRRAAYLAAVGNPLSIPSLPPKVFTRRESVLLQDGKMEQDGIQTSTLLTPHLLNRFHKGGTPPPVSGFCSMCTCRADLNHLCWECPLYIPPRLRALATIQRGRWPSSLRTWACPDTTSPDHAIELWRALLLFLQDPAAPPVGDRLRDSHKRHDAPT; encoded by the exons ATGGTCAACACACGCTTGATGTGGTACCTTGAAGATCGCGACCTTTTGGCTCCTACACTGTATGGATTTCGCCGTGGGCTATCAACACAGGATGTGCTAGCCCGCCTAAAACAGGACGTCCTCGACTCTAATTCGGTGGACCCACGAGCCGTTGTCGCAGTGGATATACGCAAGGCATTTGATTCCGTCCCACATAACACTATCATGACCAAAGCACGTGCCCTTGGCATCAGAGGGAAGATGTACAACTTCATAGCGGGTTTCCTTGAAGAGCGAAGATACCAAGTCGAAGTTGGTCACGACGCCAGTGCCATACGAACCAACCGCGTAGGCGTCCCCCAGGGCTCGGTTATTTCACCGACGCTGTTTAATATAGCTATGCACCAGCTACCTAAGCACCTTGCCGACGTATCGGGCCTGAAACATGCGGTGTATGCCGATGACGTCGCCGTGTGGACGCATCAAGGGTGCATCGGGGAGCAGGAGGACGTCTTACAACGAGCTCTCGACATTATTCACGCCTATGCCACGGAAACGGGTTTACACACTGCTCCAGACAAAACAGAGTTTGTCGTCATTCATGGTGGCAGGTCTACTTTTGGAAAGCAGGAAGAAAAGCAGTCTTTTAAACTGTACATCGGTGACCAACCCATCACACGGAAATCTACTATCCGAATACTCGGTATGCACCTAGACGAGAACTGCACAGCTAACACATGGTTCCAATGCGTTACGAAGACCAGCAAACAAATCCTGCACGCTTTACGCAGAATCTCTACCCGCACCCGTGGAGTAAACGAACGTGAAATGCGGCAGTTCGCCCAAGCTTTTCTTGTCTCCCGTATTATGTACGGGCTGCCGTATCATCCAGTCAACCGCACACAGATGCACACGCTCGACCGGTTACTTAACGAAGCCAAACGCATTGTAACTGGACTCCTAAGGTACACAAGCCTCGAAGCGCTTAAAAGTTGTAGCAAACTCCACAACCTGTCCGAGCTCGTAGACATGCACATCtatagacaagagacgagacttcGCGCCACAAAAGCCGGGCTACACACGCTCATGCTCCACGGGTATGACGTCCACAAAATGCCGATTTTGCCCAATAACACGCCGCCGTGGGAAATCACGGCTCTCACCGATGGCAGGCCACTTCCTCTCAATATGGACCCTACGCAGCGAATGCGGCGCCTTGCATATGCCAAGAGGCATGCTAAGGCTACGAGTTCACTCTCCTTGACTGAACGCATcgtatacacggacgctgcactgcctgcagacgACGTTAGTAACATTTGTTATGCGACTGCGTGGTACGACCAGACAAATGAAAATCAGAACCGCCGCCATCATATATCAGCAGAAGCAGTATCCAGCACCCGCGCTGAGCTAATGACCATCCTAGATTATTTGGAGTGGGCCCTCGCAACTTCATCTCAaactgaccctgttcaccatcatgtgtacacagattctcaggctgcccatcgggcatgtgctaatattatttacacagatcccgtactgcagaatatccggcaccaggcacgcctgctccgcgaatgcggtcacgatgttaccattcactgggtccctgcgcactgcggtatccccggaaacgagaaggctcatagactggcgcgcgctcatctctctaccgcgctagccagagcctccgataatccttatcctctcttagctaccacacctgaggtagcagacccaatggcagacaagcatgcgaccaaacaacgacgtgccgcctacctcgcagcagtgggcaatccactctctataccgtcacttccaccgaaggtattcacacggcgagagtcagtcttgctt CAAGATGGAAAGATGGAACAAGATGGAATCCAGacaagcaccctccttactcctcacttgttgaaccgtttccacaagggtggcacaccaccacccgtaagtgggttctgttccatgtgcacatgtcgtgctgatctaaaccacctttgttgggagtgccccctctacatcccaccaaggcttcgtgccctggccaccatacagcggggacgctggccttcttctctccggacttgggcttgcccggataccacgtctccggaccatgccatcgagctctggcgagcactgctgctgttccttcaggaccctgcagcaccacccgtcggcgatcggctccgcgacagccacaagcgtcatgacgcccccacttag